A genomic window from Maylandia zebra isolate NMK-2024a linkage group LG20, Mzebra_GT3a, whole genome shotgun sequence includes:
- the tp73 gene encoding tumor protein p73 isoform X1, whose translation MSQSTVTEEGGTFEHLWSSLEPDSTYFELPPGSQPGEQPVPSTSNPGNHHSTAEVSMDVYHMRDMNENVMSQYNLLSSSMESLGSRATSTSPYSSENASSSAVPTPSPYSQPNSTFEGLSPAPAIPSNTDYPGPHAFQVSFQQSSTAKSATWTYSPLLKKLYCQIAKTCPIQIKLSSSPPHGSIIRAMPIYKKAEHVTEVVKRCPNHELGRDFNDGQAAPASHLIRVEGNNLCQYVDDPVTGRQSVIVPYEAPQVGTEFTTILYNFMCNSSCVGGMNRRPILIIITLETRDGQVLGRRSFEGRICACPGRDRKADEDHFREQQALNESVAKNGSANKRNFKQSPTNIPSPNINMRKRRHGEEEVYYIPVRGRENFELLMKIKDSLELVELVPQQLVDSYRQQAQQQLLQRPSHVASPSSYSPLSNMNKLHSHGGLSKPPSVNQLAGQQPQQHHTAPSSMAHMGDYLCPNMLNSNHMQANGEMNGGHNSQNIVSASHCSPPPPYNPDPSLVSFLTSLGCQNFIEYFTSQGLQSIYHLQTLSMEDLGALKIPEQSRLIIWRGLQDMKQGAPLQLPASSHHHDYHGQQLLRSSSNMTASAMAAIGAAGGELQRQRVMEAVHFRVRHTITIPNRSSVVGTSGMTAADEWADFGFDMPDCKVSRSKHSIKEEFMESDIH comes from the exons ATGTCCCAGTCCACTGTTACTGAAGAAGGAGGCACCTTTGAACACCTGTGGAGCTCCCT AGAGCCAGACAGTACCTATTTTGAGCTCCCCCCAGGCAGCCAGCCAGGTGAACAACCAGTGCCGTCTACCAGCAACCCGGGGAACCAccacagcactgcagaggtcTCCATGGATGTCTATCATATGAGAGACATGAACGAGAATGTTATG TCCCAGTACAACTTGCTGAGCAGCAGCATGGAGAGTCTGGGGAGCCGTGCGACATCCACCAGCCCCTACAGCTCCGAAAACGCCTCTTCGTCGGCCGTGCCCACCCCCTCACCTTACTCCCAGCCCAACTCCACCTTTGAGGGCTTGTCGCCTGCCCCTGCCATCCCTTCTAACACCGATTACCCTGGGCCACATGCCTTCCAGGTGTCCTTCCAGCAGTCCAGCACAGCCAAGTCAGCCACATGGACC TACTCTCCCTTGCTGAAGAAGCTCTACTGTCAGATTGCCAAAACCTGTCCAATCCAGATCAAGCtatcctcctctcctccacaTGGCAGCATCATCAGAGCCATGCCCATCTATAAGAAGGCGGAGCACGTGACTGAAGTGGTCAAACGATGCCCCAACCACGAACTAGGACGAGACTTCAATGATG GTCAAGCAGCTCCGGCCAGTCACCTGATCAGAGTGGAGGGAAATAACCTCTGCCAGTATGTGGATGATCCTGTTACTGGCAGGCAGAGTGTCATCGTCCCGTATGAGGCTCCACAG GTAGGGACTGAGTTTACCACCATCCTATATAATTTTATGTGCAACAGCAGCTGTGTGGGCGGCATGAACAGGAGACCTATCCTCATTATCATCACTTTGGAAACCAGGGA CGGTCAAGTGTTGGGCAGAAGGTCATTTGAAGGTCGGATATGTGCATGTCCGGGCAGAGACCGCAAAGCTGATGAGGACCACTTCAGGGAACAGCAGGCCCTGAATGAGAGTGTGGCCAAAAATGGAAGTGCTAACAAGCGCA ATTTTAAACAGAGTCCAACAAACATTCCCAGTCCAAACATTAACATGAGGAAGAGGCGGCATGGAGAAGAGGAGGTTTACTATATTCCT GTTCGTGGTCGTGAGAACTTTGAGTTGCTGATGAAGATTAAAGACAGCTTGGAGCTGGTGGAGCTCGTGCCACAGCAGCTGGTGGACTCCTACAGACaacaagcacagcagcagctgctgcagagaCC GAGCCACGTGGCATCACCCTCCTCCTATTCTCCACTGTCAAACATGAACAAGCTGCATTCCCACGGAGGCCTCAGCAAGCCACCCTCAGTCAACCAGCTCGCAGGACAGCAGCCCCAGCAACACCACACTGCCCCCTCTTCCATGGCTCATATGGGTGATTATCTAT GTCCAAACATGCTCAACAGCAACCACATGCAGGCAAATGGAGAAATGAACGGTGGCCACAACAGTCAGAATATAGTGTCTGCTTCTCACTGCAGCCCGCCCCCTCCGTATAACCCTGACCCCAGCCTTGTCAG CTTTCTCACCAGTCTGGGCTGTCAGAACTTCATTGAGTACTTCACTTCCCAAGGCCTCCAGTCTATCTACCATCTCCAAACTCTCTCCATGGAG GATTTGGGTGCGCTAAAGATACCAGAACAGTCCCGCCTCATCATCTGGCGAGGTCTGCAGGACATGAAACAAGGCGCTCCCCTGCAGCTGCCTGCTTCTTCTCATCATCATGACTATCATGGGCAGCAGCTACTTCGCTCTAGCAGCAACATGACTGCCTCCGCAATGGCGGCCATTGGGGCTGCAGGTGGGGAACTGCAACGCCAGCGGGTCATGGAAGCTGTGCACTTTCGCGTCCGCCACACCATCACTATCCCCAACAGGTCCAGTGTTGTTGGGACATCAGGCATGACGGCTGCTGATGAGTGGGCTGACTTTGGTTTTGACATGCCTGACTGCAAGGTGTCACGGAGCAAGCACTCCATCAAGGAGGAATTCATGGAAAGTGACATTCACTGA
- the tp73 gene encoding tumor protein p73 isoform X2, which yields MSQSTVTEEGGTFEHLWSSLEPDSTYFELPPGSQPGEQPVPSTSNPGNHHSTAEVSMDVYHMRDMNENVMSQYNLLSSSMESLGSRATSTSPYSSENASSSAVPTPSPYSQPNSTFEGLSPAPAIPSNTDYPGPHAFQVSFQQSSTAKSATWTYSPLLKKLYCQIAKTCPIQIKLSSSPPHGSIIRAMPIYKKAEHVTEVVKRCPNHELGRDFNDGQAAPASHLIRVEGNNLCQYVDDPVTGRQSVIVPYEAPQVGTEFTTILYNFMCNSSCVGGMNRRPILIIITLETRDGQVLGRRSFEGRICACPGRDRKADEDHFREQQALNESVAKNGSANKRNFKQSPTNIPSPNINMRKRRHGEEEVYYIPVRGRENFELLMKIKDSLELVELVPQQLVDSYRQQAQQQLLQRPSHVASPSSYSPLSNMNKLHSHGGLSKPPSVNQLAGQQPQQHHTAPSSMAHMGPNMLNSNHMQANGEMNGGHNSQNIVSASHCSPPPPYNPDPSLVSFLTSLGCQNFIEYFTSQGLQSIYHLQTLSMEDLGALKIPEQSRLIIWRGLQDMKQGAPLQLPASSHHHDYHGQQLLRSSSNMTASAMAAIGAAGGELQRQRVMEAVHFRVRHTITIPNRSSVVGTSGMTAADEWADFGFDMPDCKVSRSKHSIKEEFMESDIH from the exons ATGTCCCAGTCCACTGTTACTGAAGAAGGAGGCACCTTTGAACACCTGTGGAGCTCCCT AGAGCCAGACAGTACCTATTTTGAGCTCCCCCCAGGCAGCCAGCCAGGTGAACAACCAGTGCCGTCTACCAGCAACCCGGGGAACCAccacagcactgcagaggtcTCCATGGATGTCTATCATATGAGAGACATGAACGAGAATGTTATG TCCCAGTACAACTTGCTGAGCAGCAGCATGGAGAGTCTGGGGAGCCGTGCGACATCCACCAGCCCCTACAGCTCCGAAAACGCCTCTTCGTCGGCCGTGCCCACCCCCTCACCTTACTCCCAGCCCAACTCCACCTTTGAGGGCTTGTCGCCTGCCCCTGCCATCCCTTCTAACACCGATTACCCTGGGCCACATGCCTTCCAGGTGTCCTTCCAGCAGTCCAGCACAGCCAAGTCAGCCACATGGACC TACTCTCCCTTGCTGAAGAAGCTCTACTGTCAGATTGCCAAAACCTGTCCAATCCAGATCAAGCtatcctcctctcctccacaTGGCAGCATCATCAGAGCCATGCCCATCTATAAGAAGGCGGAGCACGTGACTGAAGTGGTCAAACGATGCCCCAACCACGAACTAGGACGAGACTTCAATGATG GTCAAGCAGCTCCGGCCAGTCACCTGATCAGAGTGGAGGGAAATAACCTCTGCCAGTATGTGGATGATCCTGTTACTGGCAGGCAGAGTGTCATCGTCCCGTATGAGGCTCCACAG GTAGGGACTGAGTTTACCACCATCCTATATAATTTTATGTGCAACAGCAGCTGTGTGGGCGGCATGAACAGGAGACCTATCCTCATTATCATCACTTTGGAAACCAGGGA CGGTCAAGTGTTGGGCAGAAGGTCATTTGAAGGTCGGATATGTGCATGTCCGGGCAGAGACCGCAAAGCTGATGAGGACCACTTCAGGGAACAGCAGGCCCTGAATGAGAGTGTGGCCAAAAATGGAAGTGCTAACAAGCGCA ATTTTAAACAGAGTCCAACAAACATTCCCAGTCCAAACATTAACATGAGGAAGAGGCGGCATGGAGAAGAGGAGGTTTACTATATTCCT GTTCGTGGTCGTGAGAACTTTGAGTTGCTGATGAAGATTAAAGACAGCTTGGAGCTGGTGGAGCTCGTGCCACAGCAGCTGGTGGACTCCTACAGACaacaagcacagcagcagctgctgcagagaCC GAGCCACGTGGCATCACCCTCCTCCTATTCTCCACTGTCAAACATGAACAAGCTGCATTCCCACGGAGGCCTCAGCAAGCCACCCTCAGTCAACCAGCTCGCAGGACAGCAGCCCCAGCAACACCACACTGCCCCCTCTTCCATGGCTCATATGG GTCCAAACATGCTCAACAGCAACCACATGCAGGCAAATGGAGAAATGAACGGTGGCCACAACAGTCAGAATATAGTGTCTGCTTCTCACTGCAGCCCGCCCCCTCCGTATAACCCTGACCCCAGCCTTGTCAG CTTTCTCACCAGTCTGGGCTGTCAGAACTTCATTGAGTACTTCACTTCCCAAGGCCTCCAGTCTATCTACCATCTCCAAACTCTCTCCATGGAG GATTTGGGTGCGCTAAAGATACCAGAACAGTCCCGCCTCATCATCTGGCGAGGTCTGCAGGACATGAAACAAGGCGCTCCCCTGCAGCTGCCTGCTTCTTCTCATCATCATGACTATCATGGGCAGCAGCTACTTCGCTCTAGCAGCAACATGACTGCCTCCGCAATGGCGGCCATTGGGGCTGCAGGTGGGGAACTGCAACGCCAGCGGGTCATGGAAGCTGTGCACTTTCGCGTCCGCCACACCATCACTATCCCCAACAGGTCCAGTGTTGTTGGGACATCAGGCATGACGGCTGCTGATGAGTGGGCTGACTTTGGTTTTGACATGCCTGACTGCAAGGTGTCACGGAGCAAGCACTCCATCAAGGAGGAATTCATGGAAAGTGACATTCACTGA
- the tp73 gene encoding tumor protein p73 isoform X3 produces the protein MYYVKKKSQYNLLSSSMESLGSRATSTSPYSSENASSSAVPTPSPYSQPNSTFEGLSPAPAIPSNTDYPGPHAFQVSFQQSSTAKSATWTYSPLLKKLYCQIAKTCPIQIKLSSSPPHGSIIRAMPIYKKAEHVTEVVKRCPNHELGRDFNDGQAAPASHLIRVEGNNLCQYVDDPVTGRQSVIVPYEAPQVGTEFTTILYNFMCNSSCVGGMNRRPILIIITLETRDGQVLGRRSFEGRICACPGRDRKADEDHFREQQALNESVAKNGSANKRNFKQSPTNIPSPNINMRKRRHGEEEVYYIPVRGRENFELLMKIKDSLELVELVPQQLVDSYRQQAQQQLLQRPSHVASPSSYSPLSNMNKLHSHGGLSKPPSVNQLAGQQPQQHHTAPSSMAHMGDYLCPNMLNSNHMQANGEMNGGHNSQNIVSASHCSPPPPYNPDPSLVSFLTSLGCQNFIEYFTSQGLQSIYHLQTLSMEDLGALKIPEQSRLIIWRGLQDMKQGAPLQLPASSHHHDYHGQQLLRSSSNMTASAMAAIGAAGGELQRQRVMEAVHFRVRHTITIPNRSSVVGTSGMTAADEWADFGFDMPDCKVSRSKHSIKEEFMESDIH, from the exons ATGTACTACGTGAAGAAGAAG TCCCAGTACAACTTGCTGAGCAGCAGCATGGAGAGTCTGGGGAGCCGTGCGACATCCACCAGCCCCTACAGCTCCGAAAACGCCTCTTCGTCGGCCGTGCCCACCCCCTCACCTTACTCCCAGCCCAACTCCACCTTTGAGGGCTTGTCGCCTGCCCCTGCCATCCCTTCTAACACCGATTACCCTGGGCCACATGCCTTCCAGGTGTCCTTCCAGCAGTCCAGCACAGCCAAGTCAGCCACATGGACC TACTCTCCCTTGCTGAAGAAGCTCTACTGTCAGATTGCCAAAACCTGTCCAATCCAGATCAAGCtatcctcctctcctccacaTGGCAGCATCATCAGAGCCATGCCCATCTATAAGAAGGCGGAGCACGTGACTGAAGTGGTCAAACGATGCCCCAACCACGAACTAGGACGAGACTTCAATGATG GTCAAGCAGCTCCGGCCAGTCACCTGATCAGAGTGGAGGGAAATAACCTCTGCCAGTATGTGGATGATCCTGTTACTGGCAGGCAGAGTGTCATCGTCCCGTATGAGGCTCCACAG GTAGGGACTGAGTTTACCACCATCCTATATAATTTTATGTGCAACAGCAGCTGTGTGGGCGGCATGAACAGGAGACCTATCCTCATTATCATCACTTTGGAAACCAGGGA CGGTCAAGTGTTGGGCAGAAGGTCATTTGAAGGTCGGATATGTGCATGTCCGGGCAGAGACCGCAAAGCTGATGAGGACCACTTCAGGGAACAGCAGGCCCTGAATGAGAGTGTGGCCAAAAATGGAAGTGCTAACAAGCGCA ATTTTAAACAGAGTCCAACAAACATTCCCAGTCCAAACATTAACATGAGGAAGAGGCGGCATGGAGAAGAGGAGGTTTACTATATTCCT GTTCGTGGTCGTGAGAACTTTGAGTTGCTGATGAAGATTAAAGACAGCTTGGAGCTGGTGGAGCTCGTGCCACAGCAGCTGGTGGACTCCTACAGACaacaagcacagcagcagctgctgcagagaCC GAGCCACGTGGCATCACCCTCCTCCTATTCTCCACTGTCAAACATGAACAAGCTGCATTCCCACGGAGGCCTCAGCAAGCCACCCTCAGTCAACCAGCTCGCAGGACAGCAGCCCCAGCAACACCACACTGCCCCCTCTTCCATGGCTCATATGGGTGATTATCTAT GTCCAAACATGCTCAACAGCAACCACATGCAGGCAAATGGAGAAATGAACGGTGGCCACAACAGTCAGAATATAGTGTCTGCTTCTCACTGCAGCCCGCCCCCTCCGTATAACCCTGACCCCAGCCTTGTCAG CTTTCTCACCAGTCTGGGCTGTCAGAACTTCATTGAGTACTTCACTTCCCAAGGCCTCCAGTCTATCTACCATCTCCAAACTCTCTCCATGGAG GATTTGGGTGCGCTAAAGATACCAGAACAGTCCCGCCTCATCATCTGGCGAGGTCTGCAGGACATGAAACAAGGCGCTCCCCTGCAGCTGCCTGCTTCTTCTCATCATCATGACTATCATGGGCAGCAGCTACTTCGCTCTAGCAGCAACATGACTGCCTCCGCAATGGCGGCCATTGGGGCTGCAGGTGGGGAACTGCAACGCCAGCGGGTCATGGAAGCTGTGCACTTTCGCGTCCGCCACACCATCACTATCCCCAACAGGTCCAGTGTTGTTGGGACATCAGGCATGACGGCTGCTGATGAGTGGGCTGACTTTGGTTTTGACATGCCTGACTGCAAGGTGTCACGGAGCAAGCACTCCATCAAGGAGGAATTCATGGAAAGTGACATTCACTGA
- the tp73 gene encoding tumor protein p73 isoform X4, whose protein sequence is MYYVKKKSQYNLLSSSMESLGSRATSTSPYSSENASSSAVPTPSPYSQPNSTFEGLSPAPAIPSNTDYPGPHAFQVSFQQSSTAKSATWTYSPLLKKLYCQIAKTCPIQIKLSSSPPHGSIIRAMPIYKKAEHVTEVVKRCPNHELGRDFNDGQAAPASHLIRVEGNNLCQYVDDPVTGRQSVIVPYEAPQVGTEFTTILYNFMCNSSCVGGMNRRPILIIITLETRDGQVLGRRSFEGRICACPGRDRKADEDHFREQQALNESVAKNGSANKRNFKQSPTNIPSPNINMRKRRHGEEEVYYIPVRGRENFELLMKIKDSLELVELVPQQLVDSYRQQAQQQLLQRPSHVASPSSYSPLSNMNKLHSHGGLSKPPSVNQLAGQQPQQHHTAPSSMAHMGPNMLNSNHMQANGEMNGGHNSQNIVSASHCSPPPPYNPDPSLVSFLTSLGCQNFIEYFTSQGLQSIYHLQTLSMEDLGALKIPEQSRLIIWRGLQDMKQGAPLQLPASSHHHDYHGQQLLRSSSNMTASAMAAIGAAGGELQRQRVMEAVHFRVRHTITIPNRSSVVGTSGMTAADEWADFGFDMPDCKVSRSKHSIKEEFMESDIH, encoded by the exons ATGTACTACGTGAAGAAGAAG TCCCAGTACAACTTGCTGAGCAGCAGCATGGAGAGTCTGGGGAGCCGTGCGACATCCACCAGCCCCTACAGCTCCGAAAACGCCTCTTCGTCGGCCGTGCCCACCCCCTCACCTTACTCCCAGCCCAACTCCACCTTTGAGGGCTTGTCGCCTGCCCCTGCCATCCCTTCTAACACCGATTACCCTGGGCCACATGCCTTCCAGGTGTCCTTCCAGCAGTCCAGCACAGCCAAGTCAGCCACATGGACC TACTCTCCCTTGCTGAAGAAGCTCTACTGTCAGATTGCCAAAACCTGTCCAATCCAGATCAAGCtatcctcctctcctccacaTGGCAGCATCATCAGAGCCATGCCCATCTATAAGAAGGCGGAGCACGTGACTGAAGTGGTCAAACGATGCCCCAACCACGAACTAGGACGAGACTTCAATGATG GTCAAGCAGCTCCGGCCAGTCACCTGATCAGAGTGGAGGGAAATAACCTCTGCCAGTATGTGGATGATCCTGTTACTGGCAGGCAGAGTGTCATCGTCCCGTATGAGGCTCCACAG GTAGGGACTGAGTTTACCACCATCCTATATAATTTTATGTGCAACAGCAGCTGTGTGGGCGGCATGAACAGGAGACCTATCCTCATTATCATCACTTTGGAAACCAGGGA CGGTCAAGTGTTGGGCAGAAGGTCATTTGAAGGTCGGATATGTGCATGTCCGGGCAGAGACCGCAAAGCTGATGAGGACCACTTCAGGGAACAGCAGGCCCTGAATGAGAGTGTGGCCAAAAATGGAAGTGCTAACAAGCGCA ATTTTAAACAGAGTCCAACAAACATTCCCAGTCCAAACATTAACATGAGGAAGAGGCGGCATGGAGAAGAGGAGGTTTACTATATTCCT GTTCGTGGTCGTGAGAACTTTGAGTTGCTGATGAAGATTAAAGACAGCTTGGAGCTGGTGGAGCTCGTGCCACAGCAGCTGGTGGACTCCTACAGACaacaagcacagcagcagctgctgcagagaCC GAGCCACGTGGCATCACCCTCCTCCTATTCTCCACTGTCAAACATGAACAAGCTGCATTCCCACGGAGGCCTCAGCAAGCCACCCTCAGTCAACCAGCTCGCAGGACAGCAGCCCCAGCAACACCACACTGCCCCCTCTTCCATGGCTCATATGG GTCCAAACATGCTCAACAGCAACCACATGCAGGCAAATGGAGAAATGAACGGTGGCCACAACAGTCAGAATATAGTGTCTGCTTCTCACTGCAGCCCGCCCCCTCCGTATAACCCTGACCCCAGCCTTGTCAG CTTTCTCACCAGTCTGGGCTGTCAGAACTTCATTGAGTACTTCACTTCCCAAGGCCTCCAGTCTATCTACCATCTCCAAACTCTCTCCATGGAG GATTTGGGTGCGCTAAAGATACCAGAACAGTCCCGCCTCATCATCTGGCGAGGTCTGCAGGACATGAAACAAGGCGCTCCCCTGCAGCTGCCTGCTTCTTCTCATCATCATGACTATCATGGGCAGCAGCTACTTCGCTCTAGCAGCAACATGACTGCCTCCGCAATGGCGGCCATTGGGGCTGCAGGTGGGGAACTGCAACGCCAGCGGGTCATGGAAGCTGTGCACTTTCGCGTCCGCCACACCATCACTATCCCCAACAGGTCCAGTGTTGTTGGGACATCAGGCATGACGGCTGCTGATGAGTGGGCTGACTTTGGTTTTGACATGCCTGACTGCAAGGTGTCACGGAGCAAGCACTCCATCAAGGAGGAATTCATGGAAAGTGACATTCACTGA
- the rer1 gene encoding protein RER1 isoform X1, translated as MSEGDSAGESIHGKTSVVAAFFTRVGQVYQSWLDKSTPFYAMRWAGTLLLTLVYMIRVYLLQGWYIVTYALGIYHLNLFIAFLSPKVDPSLLEEDEGPSLPTKQNEEFRPFIRRLPEFKFWHSATKGIVIAMICTFFDAFNVPVFWPILVMYFIMLFCITMKRQIKHMVKYRYLPFTHGKRTYKGKEDTGKAFAS; from the exons ATGTCAGAAGGGGACAGTGCTGGGGAGTCAATCCATGGGAAAACTTCTGTTGTGGCTGCCTTTTTCACACGAGTTGGACAG GTCTATCAGTCATGGCTAGACAAGTCAACACCATTCTATGCAATGCGGTGGGCAGGAACTCTACTACTTACTCTTGTCTACATGATCAGAGTGTATCTACTACAG ggttggtATATAGTAACATATGCTTTGGGAATCTACCATCTCAACCTGTTCATTGCTTTTCTGTCGCCAAAAGTGGATCCctcactgcttgaagaag ATGAGGGCCCATCCCTTCCCACCAAGCAGAACGAGGAGTTCCGCCCTTTCATCAGGAGGTTGCCTGAATTCAAATTCTG GCATTCAGCGACAAAAGGCATCGTCATCGCCAtgatttgcacattttttgaTGCCTTCAATGTGCCAGTATTCTGGCCTATACTTGTAATGTACTTCATCATGCTCTTTTGCATCACCATGAAGAGGCAGATTAAA CATATGGTCAAGTACAGATACCTACCCTTCACACATGGGAAGAGGACATACAAAGGCAAGGAAGACACAGGGAAAGCTTTTGCTAGTTAA
- the rer1 gene encoding protein RER1 isoform X2, which produces MSEGDSAGESIHGKTSVVAAFFTRVGQVYQSWLDKSTPFYAMRWAGTLLLTLVYMIRVYLLQGWYIVTYALGIYHLNLFIAFLSPKVDPSLLEEDEGPSLPTKQNEEFRPFIRRLPEFKFWHSATKGIVIAMICTFFDAFNVPVFWPILVMYFIMLFCITMKRQIKHMVKYRYLPFTHGKRTYKEET; this is translated from the exons ATGTCAGAAGGGGACAGTGCTGGGGAGTCAATCCATGGGAAAACTTCTGTTGTGGCTGCCTTTTTCACACGAGTTGGACAG GTCTATCAGTCATGGCTAGACAAGTCAACACCATTCTATGCAATGCGGTGGGCAGGAACTCTACTACTTACTCTTGTCTACATGATCAGAGTGTATCTACTACAG ggttggtATATAGTAACATATGCTTTGGGAATCTACCATCTCAACCTGTTCATTGCTTTTCTGTCGCCAAAAGTGGATCCctcactgcttgaagaag ATGAGGGCCCATCCCTTCCCACCAAGCAGAACGAGGAGTTCCGCCCTTTCATCAGGAGGTTGCCTGAATTCAAATTCTG GCATTCAGCGACAAAAGGCATCGTCATCGCCAtgatttgcacattttttgaTGCCTTCAATGTGCCAGTATTCTGGCCTATACTTGTAATGTACTTCATCATGCTCTTTTGCATCACCATGAAGAGGCAGATTAAA CATATGGTCAAGTACAGATACCTACCCTTCACACATGGGAAGAGGACATACAAAG agGAAACataa